Proteins co-encoded in one Neosynechococcus sphagnicola sy1 genomic window:
- a CDS encoding photosystem II reaction center protein K encodes MEAALLLAKLPEAYAIFDPLVDVLPVIPVFFLLLAFVWQAAVGFR; translated from the coding sequence ATGGAAGCCGCTCTGCTGTTGGCAAAACTGCCCGAAGCCTATGCAATTTTTGATCCTTTGGTAGATGTACTGCCTGTTATTCCAGTGTTTTTCCTGTTGTTAGCCTTCGTTTGGCAAGCTGCGGTTGGTTTTAGATAA
- the tgt gene encoding tRNA guanosine(34) transglycosylase Tgt codes for MVVFFTPHGPVETPRFMPVGTLATVKAVTPAQLKATAAQMVLANTYHLHLQPGEELIAKAGGLHRFMAWEGPMLTDSGGFQVFSLSSLRQIAESGVTFRSPRDGRMIELTPERSIQIQNTLGADVIMAFDECPPYPAPREAVAAATARTYRWLERCITTHARPAEQALFGIVQGGVHLDLRQEAAQRLAALDLPGYAIGGVSVGEPSELIAQIVQATAPLLPARKPRYLMGIGTYREMAQAIAAGIDLFDCVIPTRLARHGSVLVQGERWNIKNAQFREDFAPLDATCSCYTCQTFSRAYLGHLWRTKELLVFTLLSIHNLTELIRFTQEIRQAIFKGTFATEFAHWLLPAQG; via the coding sequence CTGGTAGTTTTTTTCACCCCTCATGGCCCCGTCGAAACTCCCCGGTTCATGCCCGTGGGCACCTTAGCCACCGTTAAAGCAGTGACCCCAGCACAACTGAAAGCGACCGCAGCCCAGATGGTGCTGGCTAACACCTACCATTTGCACCTGCAACCAGGGGAAGAGCTGATTGCCAAGGCCGGCGGTCTCCATCGATTCATGGCCTGGGAAGGGCCAATGCTGACGGATTCAGGGGGCTTCCAAGTTTTTAGCCTCAGCAGCCTCCGCCAGATTGCCGAATCGGGGGTGACCTTTCGCTCCCCTCGGGATGGCCGCATGATTGAATTGACCCCGGAACGCTCCATTCAGATTCAAAATACCCTGGGGGCGGATGTGATTATGGCTTTTGACGAGTGTCCGCCCTATCCAGCCCCGCGAGAGGCGGTAGCCGCTGCCACCGCCCGCACCTACCGCTGGTTAGAGCGCTGTATCACCACCCATGCCCGTCCGGCAGAGCAAGCCTTATTTGGAATTGTTCAGGGTGGGGTGCACCTGGACCTACGCCAAGAGGCCGCCCAGAGATTAGCCGCATTGGATCTACCGGGCTATGCGATTGGCGGTGTCAGTGTCGGTGAACCTTCGGAGTTGATTGCCCAAATTGTGCAGGCCACAGCTCCCTTGCTTCCCGCCAGAAAACCCCGGTATCTCATGGGGATCGGTACCTACCGAGAAATGGCCCAGGCGATCGCCGCCGGGATTGATCTGTTTGACTGTGTGATTCCCACCCGACTGGCGCGGCACGGGAGTGTTTTAGTGCAGGGAGAGCGCTGGAACATCAAAAATGCTCAGTTCCGTGAGGATTTTGCTCCCCTGGATGCCACCTGTAGTTGCTACACCTGTCAGACCTTTAGTCGTGCCTACCTTGGGCATCTGTGGCGCACCAAGGAACTTTTAGTGTTCACACTGCTATCGATTCATAACCTCACAGAACTGATTCGGTTCACCCAGGAAATTCGGCAGGCGATCTTCAAGGGTACCTTTGCCACGGAGTTTGCCCATTGGCTGCTGCCTGCCCAGGGATGA
- a CDS encoding NAD+ synthase, whose product MKLALAQLNPTIGDLCGNAQQILAVARQAAAEEVDLVLTPELSLCGYPPRDLLLHPSFIAAIAIRLEQLAQDLPPQIAVLVGMVEPNPRSLQAGGKPLFNSMALLKQGRVQQIFHKRLLPTYDVFDEARYFEPGDEANCFVLEVEGSGATVRVGVTICEDLWNDEAFWGKRSYAVNPIADLAQQGTDLMVNLSASPYTVGKQSLREAMLCHSAQRYQQPLVYVNQVGANDDLIFDGCSVAFNRQGQMVCRARGFETDLVLLEFDPQLGDLRPGAIAPQPAAEAAEIWAALTLGVGDYARKCGFTQAVIGLSGGIDSALVAAIAAAALGPGQVLGVLMPSPYSSDHSIEDALVLAKHLGIRTHTLPIEPLMQGYDQTLEALFAGTAPGITEENLQSRIRGNLLMAIANKFGHLLLSTGNKSEMAVGYCTLYGDMNGGLAAIADVPKTKVYEICHWLNSDLTGRTFELQQCQQLQRKIQQPAAIVIPPHILTKAPSAELKPGQLDQDSLPDYDILDDILSQLIHDRQSPAAIVAAGHEEATVRRVAQLVARAEFKRRQAPPGLKITDRAFGTGWRMPIASKWVGYW is encoded by the coding sequence ATGAAATTAGCCCTGGCTCAACTCAACCCCACCATTGGCGATCTCTGCGGCAATGCCCAACAAATTCTGGCGGTGGCCCGTCAAGCGGCAGCGGAGGAGGTGGATCTGGTATTGACCCCAGAGTTGTCCCTCTGTGGCTATCCTCCCCGTGACCTGCTGTTGCACCCCAGTTTTATTGCAGCGATCGCCATTCGCCTGGAACAACTTGCCCAGGATCTGCCGCCCCAGATTGCCGTGCTGGTGGGTATGGTGGAACCGAACCCGCGATCGCTACAAGCGGGGGGCAAGCCCCTGTTCAATAGCATGGCACTCCTGAAGCAGGGGCGAGTCCAGCAGATCTTCCATAAGCGATTGTTGCCAACCTACGATGTCTTTGACGAGGCTCGCTATTTTGAACCGGGGGATGAGGCCAATTGCTTTGTCCTTGAGGTCGAGGGATCGGGAGCCACGGTGCGGGTGGGGGTGACGATCTGCGAGGATCTCTGGAACGACGAGGCGTTTTGGGGGAAACGGAGCTATGCGGTCAACCCCATTGCTGATCTGGCTCAGCAGGGCACCGATTTAATGGTGAATTTATCAGCCTCTCCCTACACCGTTGGCAAGCAATCATTGCGGGAAGCCATGCTCTGCCATAGTGCCCAGCGCTACCAGCAACCCCTAGTGTACGTGAATCAGGTGGGAGCCAATGATGATCTGATTTTTGACGGCTGTAGTGTCGCCTTCAATCGCCAGGGTCAGATGGTCTGTCGTGCCCGTGGGTTCGAGACCGATCTGGTGCTGCTGGAATTTGATCCCCAGTTGGGGGACTTGCGTCCGGGTGCCATTGCGCCCCAACCAGCCGCTGAAGCCGCTGAAATTTGGGCAGCGCTCACCCTGGGAGTGGGGGATTATGCCCGCAAATGTGGCTTCACCCAGGCGGTTATCGGCCTCAGTGGCGGTATTGATTCAGCCCTCGTAGCAGCGATCGCTGCCGCCGCCCTGGGGCCTGGGCAGGTCTTAGGGGTGTTGATGCCCTCTCCCTACAGTTCTGATCACTCGATCGAGGATGCCTTAGTATTGGCCAAGCATTTAGGCATTCGCACCCATACCCTCCCCATTGAGCCGCTGATGCAGGGGTACGATCAGACCCTGGAAGCTTTGTTCGCGGGCACTGCCCCTGGGATCACGGAGGAAAATCTGCAATCTCGGATTCGCGGCAACTTACTGATGGCGATCGCCAATAAGTTTGGCCACCTGTTGCTATCCACAGGCAATAAGTCAGAAATGGCCGTGGGCTATTGCACCCTCTACGGCGATATGAATGGAGGATTAGCTGCGATCGCCGATGTGCCGAAAACCAAGGTCTATGAAATCTGTCATTGGCTCAATTCCGATTTAACGGGTCGAACTTTTGAATTGCAGCAATGCCAGCAGCTCCAACGTAAAATCCAACAGCCTGCGGCCATCGTGATTCCGCCCCATATCCTCACCAAAGCCCCCAGCGCTGAACTCAAACCCGGTCAGCTGGATCAAGATTCCCTGCCTGACTACGATATTTTGGATGACATCCTCTCCCAGCTGATTCACGATCGCCAATCTCCGGCTGCCATTGTCGCCGCAGGCCACGAGGAGGCTACAGTGCGGCGAGTGGCTCAGCTGGTTGCCCGTGCCGAATTTAAACGGCGGCAAGCTCCCCCTGGGCTTAAAATTACCGATCGCGCCTTTGGCACCGGATGGCGAATGCCCATTGCCAGTAAATGGGTGGGGTATTGGTAG
- the cutA gene encoding divalent-cation tolerance protein CutA encodes MSQQGSDSSYGVVLVTTSSQAEAVAIAEALIAAKLAACVGMFPIQSLYTWEGTLHHDQEWQLVIKTCLTHFPALEARIRAMHSYEIPEIIALPVVSGSQPYLDWIASQVLASPPN; translated from the coding sequence ATGAGTCAACAGGGGTCAGACAGCTCCTATGGAGTGGTCTTGGTCACAACCTCATCCCAGGCCGAAGCCGTTGCGATCGCCGAGGCGCTGATTGCTGCAAAGCTAGCTGCCTGTGTGGGCATGTTCCCGATCCAGTCCCTCTACACCTGGGAAGGCACCCTGCACCACGATCAGGAATGGCAGTTAGTGATTAAAACCTGCCTCACCCACTTTCCGGCCCTGGAGGCAAGGATTCGAGCCATGCACTCCTACGAGATTCCAGAAATTATCGCACTGCCAGTAGTGTCAGGGTCTCAGCCTTATTTAGATTGGATCGCCAGCCAAGTGCTGGCCAGTCCCCCCAATTAG